One genomic segment of Streptomyces sp. RKND-216 includes these proteins:
- a CDS encoding HAD-IIA family hydrolase, with translation MAERKPIESWLTDMDGVLMHEGVPVPGADAFVKRLKESERPFLVLTNNSMYTPRDLHARLSRIGLEVPIENIWTSALATAQFLDDQRPGGTAYVIGEAGLTTAMHDIGYVLTDHAPDYVVLGETRTYSFEALTKAIRLINDGARFIATNPDETGPSMEGALPATGAVAALITKATGREPYFVGKPNPLMMRAGLNAIGAHSETTAMIGDRMDTDVRAGMEAGLETFLVLTGVTRPHEVDLFPYRPSTVVDSIADLVQRV, from the coding sequence GTGGCAGAGCGCAAGCCGATCGAGTCCTGGCTCACCGACATGGACGGTGTGCTGATGCACGAGGGCGTGCCGGTGCCCGGCGCCGACGCGTTCGTCAAGCGCCTGAAGGAGTCCGAGCGCCCCTTCCTCGTGCTGACGAACAACTCGATGTACACGCCGCGCGACCTGCACGCCCGGCTGTCGCGGATCGGTCTGGAGGTGCCGATCGAGAACATCTGGACGTCCGCCCTGGCGACCGCCCAGTTCCTGGACGACCAGCGGCCGGGCGGCACCGCGTACGTCATCGGCGAGGCCGGTCTGACGACGGCGATGCACGACATCGGCTACGTCCTCACCGACCACGCCCCGGACTACGTCGTGCTGGGCGAGACCCGCACCTACTCCTTCGAGGCGCTGACCAAGGCGATCCGGCTGATCAACGACGGCGCACGGTTCATCGCCACCAACCCCGACGAGACCGGGCCCTCCATGGAGGGCGCGCTGCCCGCGACGGGCGCGGTCGCCGCACTGATCACCAAGGCGACCGGACGCGAGCCCTACTTCGTCGGGAAGCCGAACCCGCTGATGATGCGCGCCGGGCTGAACGCCATCGGTGCGCACTCGGAGACGACGGCGATGATCGGCGACCGGATGGACACCGACGTGCGGGCCGGCATGGAGGCCGGCCTGGAGACGTTCCTGGTGCTCACCGGTGTCACCCGGCCGCACGAGGTGGACCTCTTCCCGTACCGGCCGTCCACCGTGGTCGACTCCATCGCGGACCTCGTCCAGCGCGTCTGA
- a CDS encoding class F sortase encodes MTADGAGQPQAPEDGRPSGRGRLTTGTIWALLILGLWIWGRAATDGGLDGPAHGDVSAAGRQFGGGEPLPAAHAPLDEVGRPVRLEIPSLDIRARIEPTGLDDRGGVAAPPYARAGAVGWYREGPKPGERGVALVVGHVDTDTRRAVFYGLSTVERGTEVRVTGENGRVAQFTVESAEVVQGEGFEAERAYGQRERGRAELRLLTCGGTYDRQERAYTSNVVVSAYLTGTHATA; translated from the coding sequence GTGACGGCGGACGGCGCGGGACAGCCGCAGGCGCCGGAGGACGGGCGGCCCTCCGGCCGGGGGCGGCTGACCACCGGCACGATCTGGGCGCTGCTCATCCTCGGCCTGTGGATCTGGGGGCGGGCCGCCACCGACGGGGGGCTCGACGGCCCGGCACACGGCGACGTCTCCGCGGCCGGGCGGCAGTTCGGCGGCGGCGAGCCGCTGCCCGCCGCGCACGCGCCGCTGGACGAGGTCGGCCGCCCGGTGCGCCTGGAGATCCCCTCGCTCGACATCCGGGCCCGCATCGAACCCACCGGACTCGACGACCGCGGCGGCGTCGCCGCCCCGCCGTACGCACGCGCGGGGGCGGTCGGCTGGTACCGGGAGGGCCCGAAGCCCGGCGAACGGGGCGTCGCCCTGGTCGTCGGCCACGTCGACACCGACACCCGCCGAGCGGTCTTCTACGGGCTGAGCACGGTCGAACGCGGCACCGAGGTGCGGGTGACCGGCGAGAACGGCCGGGTCGCCCAATTCACCGTCGAGTCCGCGGAGGTGGTCCAGGGCGAGGGCTTCGAGGCCGAACGCGCCTACGGGCAGCGGGAGAGGGGTCGTGCGGAGCTGCGGCTGCTCACCTGCGGCGGCACCTACGACCGGCAGGAGCGCGCCTACACCTCCAACGTCGTGGTGTCCGCCTACCTGACGGGCACGCATGCGACGGCCTGA
- a CDS encoding glycoside hydrolase family 6 protein, translating into MRRPERQRRTAPRATAVRVAGVRVAAVLVAAAVLGGCAGTGGGPSRAATDGSGGHGDGAPFWNNPAGPAERQAAAYRAAGRHRDAELIERIADRPVAEWLGAERAEAEEQARAHTAAAGAAGRRAVLVLYNIPHRDCGQYSRGGAPDAAAYREWLAGVVRGIGGRPATVIVEPDALPHLLQEGCTPHRFHDERYRLLHEAVTSLAALADTDVYLDAGNAGWIRDPGALVEPLRKAGVGAADGFALNVANFRTTAASVAYGRELSRKLGGAHFVVDTSRNGNGPADGTGEAAWCNPPGRALGTPPTTRTGHERVDAYLWIKRPGESDGSCGGAPEAGEWFPRYALALARQARP; encoded by the coding sequence ATGCGACGGCCTGAGCGGCAGCGGCGGACGGCTCCACGTGCCACGGCGGTGCGCGTCGCCGGAGTGCGGGTCGCGGCCGTGCTCGTCGCGGCGGCGGTGCTCGGCGGCTGCGCCGGTACCGGAGGCGGGCCGTCCCGGGCGGCGACGGACGGCTCGGGCGGCCACGGCGACGGGGCGCCGTTCTGGAACAACCCGGCGGGCCCGGCCGAACGGCAGGCCGCCGCCTACCGCGCCGCCGGGCGGCACCGTGACGCGGAGCTGATCGAACGGATCGCGGACCGCCCGGTGGCCGAGTGGCTCGGCGCCGAGCGCGCCGAGGCCGAGGAACAGGCGCGTGCCCACACCGCGGCCGCCGGTGCGGCAGGACGGCGAGCGGTGCTCGTGCTGTACAACATCCCGCACCGGGACTGCGGCCAGTACTCGCGCGGCGGCGCCCCCGACGCCGCCGCCTACCGGGAGTGGCTGGCGGGCGTGGTGCGCGGTATCGGCGGCCGGCCGGCCACCGTGATCGTGGAGCCGGACGCGCTCCCGCACCTGCTCCAGGAGGGCTGCACCCCGCACCGTTTCCACGACGAGCGGTACCGGCTGCTGCACGAGGCGGTGACGTCGCTGGCCGCGCTCGCCGACACCGACGTCTACCTGGACGCCGGCAACGCCGGCTGGATCCGCGACCCCGGCGCGCTGGTGGAGCCGCTGCGGAAGGCCGGCGTCGGCGCGGCGGACGGCTTCGCACTGAACGTCGCCAACTTCCGGACCACCGCCGCGAGTGTCGCCTACGGCCGGGAGCTGTCCCGGAAGCTCGGCGGGGCGCATTTCGTCGTCGACACCAGCCGGAACGGCAACGGCCCGGCCGACGGGACGGGCGAGGCCGCCTGGTGCAACCCCCCGGGGCGGGCGCTCGGCACGCCCCCGACCACCCGCACCGGGCACGAGCGGGTGGACGCCTACCTGTGGATCAAGCGCCCCGGCGAGTCGGACGGGAGCTGCGGCGGGGCGCCGGAGGCGGGGGAGTGGTTCCCCCGGTACGCCCTCGCGCTGGCCCGCCAGGCCCGCCCCTGA
- a CDS encoding kelch motif-containing protein, giving the protein MRYRPSRRTRRLALGLAAACVLAGLNGPVLYDIAADAYHDHRIRRPGYLAENGRWQTVDVPERYRINTIHAALLHTGKVLLVAGSGNDARMFDAGTFRTVLWDPATGTFRNVPTPADLFCSGHAQLPDGHLLVAGGTRRYETLEGDVEKAGGLMIVYNENPDRAKTLAEGTLFTGRRNGKTFAAQDNLLVPRADKTVDPDTGEVTVTPGSARVYVEARKKGRAPATGAQDQYRVHGLRGAERRNVYGIAQKLSFDKKDFQGIDTAYEFDPVAERYIPVDPMGEARWYPTLTTLADGRVLAVSGLDEIGQVVPGRNEVYDPRTRSWEYLPDARFLPTYPALFLAGDGRIFYTGSNAGYGPADRGRTPGVWNLETDEFTEVPGLSRPDVLETSMSVLLPPAQKQRYMVLGGGGVGESAKSTARTALVDLDAPRPRFTDGPDLYAEVRYPTGVVLPDDTVLVTGGSGGYRARGTGDVLAAALYHPGRRTFEQVADPLVGRNYHSGGLLLPDGRVMTFGSDPLFADTEETRPGDFEQRIGVYEPPYLHRDGDRPALHDTRRGRETVALGESVTYRTEDARSLARMRLIRPGSATHVTNVEQRSVALEFTLTADGVRVTLPEEPWLVPPGWYMVVAVDERGVPSEAVWLRVPADPDAPSPATTRRPPPPDPGY; this is encoded by the coding sequence ATGAGGTACCGCCCGAGCCGCAGGACCCGCCGTCTCGCCCTGGGCCTGGCGGCGGCGTGTGTGCTCGCCGGGCTCAACGGGCCGGTGCTGTACGACATCGCCGCCGACGCCTACCACGACCACCGCATCCGCCGGCCCGGCTACCTCGCGGAGAACGGCCGCTGGCAGACCGTCGACGTGCCCGAGCGGTACCGCATCAACACCATCCACGCCGCACTGCTGCACACCGGCAAGGTGCTGCTCGTCGCCGGCTCCGGCAACGACGCGCGAATGTTCGACGCCGGCACGTTCCGCACCGTGCTGTGGGACCCGGCAACCGGCACCTTCCGGAACGTCCCCACCCCCGCCGACCTGTTCTGCTCCGGACACGCCCAACTCCCCGACGGCCACCTCCTCGTGGCCGGCGGCACCCGGCGGTACGAGACCCTCGAAGGGGACGTGGAGAAGGCCGGCGGCCTGATGATCGTCTACAACGAGAACCCCGACCGGGCGAAGACCCTCGCCGAGGGCACCCTCTTCACCGGCCGTCGCAACGGGAAGACCTTCGCAGCCCAGGACAACCTGCTCGTCCCGCGCGCCGACAAGACCGTCGACCCCGACACCGGCGAGGTGACCGTCACCCCGGGCAGCGCCCGGGTCTACGTCGAGGCACGGAAGAAGGGCCGTGCACCCGCCACCGGCGCCCAGGACCAGTACCGCGTGCACGGCCTGCGCGGTGCGGAGCGGCGGAACGTCTACGGCATCGCGCAGAAGCTGTCCTTCGACAAGAAGGACTTTCAGGGCATCGACACCGCCTACGAGTTCGACCCGGTCGCCGAGCGGTACATCCCGGTCGACCCGATGGGCGAGGCCCGCTGGTACCCCACCCTCACCACGCTCGCGGACGGCCGCGTGCTGGCGGTGTCCGGCCTGGACGAAATCGGGCAGGTCGTCCCCGGTAGGAACGAGGTCTACGATCCACGCACCCGGAGCTGGGAGTACCTGCCCGACGCCCGCTTCCTGCCCACCTACCCCGCGCTCTTCCTCGCCGGGGACGGCCGGATCTTCTACACCGGCTCCAACGCCGGCTACGGGCCGGCCGACCGGGGCCGCACCCCCGGCGTGTGGAACCTGGAGACCGACGAGTTCACCGAAGTGCCCGGCCTCAGCCGGCCCGACGTGCTGGAGACGTCGATGTCCGTCCTGCTGCCGCCGGCGCAGAAGCAGCGGTACATGGTGCTCGGCGGCGGCGGAGTCGGCGAAAGCGCAAAGTCCACGGCCCGCACCGCGCTCGTCGACCTCGACGCGCCCCGGCCGCGCTTCACCGACGGCCCCGACCTGTACGCCGAGGTGCGCTATCCCACCGGCGTCGTACTGCCCGACGACACCGTCCTGGTCACCGGCGGTTCCGGCGGGTATCGCGCCCGGGGCACCGGCGACGTCCTCGCCGCCGCGCTCTACCACCCCGGCCGGCGCACGTTCGAGCAGGTCGCCGACCCGCTCGTGGGCCGCAACTACCACTCCGGCGGACTGCTGCTGCCCGACGGACGGGTGATGACGTTCGGCTCCGACCCGTTGTTCGCCGACACCGAGGAGACCCGTCCCGGCGACTTCGAGCAGCGCATCGGCGTCTACGAGCCGCCCTACCTGCACCGGGACGGCGACCGGCCGGCGCTGCACGACACCCGGCGCGGCAGGGAGACCGTCGCCCTCGGCGAGAGCGTGACCTACCGCACCGAGGACGCCCGCTCCCTCGCGCGGATGCGGCTCATCCGCCCCGGCTCCGCCACGCATGTCACTAACGTCGAACAGCGGTCGGTCGCGCTGGAGTTCACGCTCACGGCCGACGGCGTGCGCGTCACGCTGCCGGAGGAACCGTGGCTGGTGCCGCCCGGCTGGTACATGGTGGTCGCGGTGGACGAGCGCGGCGTCCCGTCGGAGGCGGTGTGGCTGCGGGTGCCGGCCGACCCCGACGCGCCGTCACCCGCCACCACCCGACGGCCCCCGCCGCCCGACCCGGGGTACTGA
- a CDS encoding lytic polysaccharide monooxygenase auxiliary activity family 9 protein, whose amino-acid sequence MRRRISTTSAAIGMAAITVLATGGSAQAHGYSSSPTSRQAFCADGAVSGCGAIQWEPQSVEGPKGFPQGGPSDGTLCAGGNGRFSELDDPRGGDWPTSNVPSGQDFTFTWTNTARHSTTDYRYYVTKDGWDPSQPLTRSALELDPFLVVPMDGRQPAAEESHTGRLPGKSGRHMIFSVWTVADTGNAFYACSDVNFQ is encoded by the coding sequence ATGCGACGAAGGATCAGTACGACGTCGGCGGCGATCGGCATGGCCGCGATCACCGTTCTCGCCACCGGCGGCAGCGCCCAGGCCCACGGGTACTCCTCCAGCCCCACCAGCCGTCAGGCGTTCTGCGCCGACGGCGCGGTCAGCGGCTGCGGCGCCATCCAGTGGGAGCCGCAGAGCGTCGAAGGGCCGAAGGGCTTCCCGCAGGGCGGCCCCAGCGACGGCACCCTCTGCGCCGGCGGCAACGGCCGCTTCTCCGAACTCGACGACCCGCGCGGCGGCGACTGGCCGACCAGCAACGTGCCGTCCGGACAGGACTTCACCTTCACCTGGACGAACACCGCGCGGCACTCCACCACCGACTACCGGTACTACGTGACCAAGGACGGCTGGGACCCGTCCCAGCCGCTGACCCGGTCGGCGCTGGAACTCGACCCGTTCCTGGTCGTGCCGATGGACGGGCGTCAGCCCGCCGCCGAGGAGAGCCACACCGGGCGCCTGCCCGGCAAGTCCGGCCGTCACATGATCTTCTCCGTGTGGACGGTCGCGGACACCGGCAACGCGTTCTACGCCTGCTCGGACGTGAACTTCCAGTAG
- a CDS encoding amidohydrolase family protein: MPGLVDVHTHFMPHRVMAKVWAYFDSAGPLTGRPWPIAYRTDERHRLALLRDLGVRHFTSLVYPHKPGMAAWLNAWAADFATRTPDCLHTATFHPEPEAPAYVAEAIDAGARVFKAHVQVGAWDPCDALLDPVWGMLADAGVPVVTHCGSAPVPGAHTGPEGAARLLARHPGLPMIVAHMGMPDYGAFLDLAETYPHVHLDTTMAFTRFSEEEAPFPRERLPQLAALGDRVLFGSDFPNIPYGYRDALHALETLDLGDAWLRGVCWYNAARLFGL, encoded by the coding sequence CTGCCCGGACTCGTCGACGTGCACACGCACTTCATGCCGCACCGCGTCATGGCCAAGGTGTGGGCCTACTTCGACAGCGCCGGGCCGCTCACCGGCCGCCCCTGGCCCATCGCCTACCGCACCGACGAGCGGCACCGGCTCGCGCTCCTGCGCGACCTGGGCGTACGGCACTTCACCTCGCTCGTCTACCCGCACAAGCCCGGCATGGCCGCCTGGCTCAACGCCTGGGCGGCCGACTTCGCCACCCGCACGCCGGACTGCCTGCACACCGCGACCTTCCATCCCGAACCCGAGGCTCCGGCCTACGTCGCCGAGGCGATCGACGCGGGCGCCCGGGTGTTCAAGGCGCACGTCCAGGTCGGCGCATGGGACCCGTGCGACGCGCTGCTGGACCCAGTCTGGGGCATGCTCGCCGACGCGGGCGTGCCCGTCGTCACCCACTGCGGCTCCGCGCCCGTGCCCGGCGCCCACACCGGACCCGAGGGCGCGGCCAGGCTGCTCGCCCGCCACCCCGGGCTGCCGATGATCGTGGCCCACATGGGCATGCCCGACTACGGCGCCTTCCTCGACCTCGCCGAGACGTACCCGCACGTGCACTTGGACACCACGATGGCGTTCACCCGCTTCAGCGAGGAGGAGGCGCCGTTCCCGCGTGAGCGGCTGCCGCAGCTCGCCGCCCTCGGCGACCGCGTCCTCTTCGGCTCCGACTTCCCCAATATCCCCTACGGCTACCGGGATGCGCTGCACGCCCTGGAGACGCTGGACCTCGGCGACGCGTGGCTGCGCGGGGTCTGCTGGTACAACGCGGCGCGGCTCTTCGGCCTCTGA
- a CDS encoding hemerythrin domain-containing protein produces MSSAHNDVVELILKDHRRMEELFRTMRNAEADRAGALAEFANLLIAHGEAEEEKVYPDLARRDPVDEDDVEHGVHEHQEGNEALLALLEIADTSSEAWDEKLEDLVAAVTHHLDEEERTLLNDAREHVPDARRAELAEAFVRSRAEHLEAACGSPANVRAVVERGKREGKSED; encoded by the coding sequence ATGTCGTCCGCGCACAACGATGTCGTCGAGCTGATCCTGAAGGACCACCGGCGGATGGAGGAGCTGTTCCGCACCATGCGGAACGCGGAGGCGGACCGGGCGGGGGCGCTCGCCGAGTTCGCGAACCTGCTGATCGCGCACGGCGAGGCGGAGGAGGAGAAGGTCTACCCGGACCTCGCCCGACGCGACCCGGTGGACGAGGATGACGTCGAGCACGGCGTGCACGAACACCAGGAGGGCAACGAGGCACTGCTCGCCCTCCTCGAGATCGCGGACACCTCCTCCGAAGCGTGGGACGAGAAGCTGGAGGACCTGGTCGCCGCCGTCACGCACCACCTCGACGAGGAGGAGCGCACGCTGCTCAACGACGCCCGGGAGCACGTGCCGGACGCCCGGCGCGCGGAACTGGCGGAGGCTTTCGTCAGGTCGCGCGCGGAACACCTCGAGGCGGCCTGCGGCAGCCCGGCGAACGTGCGGGCGGTCGTGGAGCGCGGGAAGCGCGAGGGGAAGAGCGAGGACTGA
- a CDS encoding nitroreductase family protein yields the protein MAAEADPPAPHRSAMTAEEVLTTTRSVRRRLDLDRPVALETVRECLKTALQAPSGSNAQRWRFVVVTDPERRAAIGATYRKACAAYLDSPSAAGSLFADDPEQAQVQQRVHASITYLAERMGRVPVLVIPCLQLPGAGALPAGNQAGLWGSLLPAAWSYMLAARTRGLATAWTTLHLTYEGEVADVLGLPDDVRQGALIPTAHHTGSTFRPARRRPLDEVLHVDGWRHADG from the coding sequence ATGGCAGCAGAAGCAGACCCGCCCGCACCGCACCGCTCCGCGATGACCGCCGAGGAGGTGCTGACCACCACCCGTTCCGTGCGGCGCCGCCTCGATCTGGACCGCCCGGTGGCGCTGGAGACTGTGCGGGAGTGTCTGAAGACCGCGCTCCAAGCACCGAGCGGCTCCAACGCGCAGCGGTGGCGCTTCGTGGTGGTCACCGACCCCGAACGGCGCGCCGCGATCGGCGCGACGTACCGCAAGGCCTGCGCCGCCTACCTGGACTCGCCCAGCGCCGCGGGCAGCCTGTTCGCGGACGACCCGGAGCAGGCGCAGGTGCAGCAGAGGGTGCACGCCAGCATCACGTACCTGGCCGAACGGATGGGCCGGGTACCGGTGCTGGTGATCCCCTGCCTCCAGCTTCCGGGGGCGGGGGCGCTGCCCGCCGGCAATCAGGCCGGGCTGTGGGGCTCGCTGCTCCCGGCGGCGTGGAGCTACATGCTGGCCGCCCGCACGCGCGGCCTGGCGACGGCCTGGACCACGTTGCACCTGACGTACGAGGGCGAGGTCGCCGACGTGCTCGGGCTGCCGGACGACGTGCGCCAGGGCGCGCTGATCCCCACCGCGCACCACACCGGCAGCACCTTCCGCCCGGCGCGGCGGCGGCCGCTGGACGAGGTGCTGCACGTCGACGGCTGGCGGCACGCGGACGGCTGA
- a CDS encoding LysR family transcriptional regulator: protein MLDVRRLSLLRDLADHGTVSAVADVHRVTPSAVSQQLRQLEHEAGVALLHREGRSVRLTAAGRTLVAGTEDVFAALERAETRLRRLADRPSGPVRIACFTSALGPLAAPLPAALRAAHPELVPAVHEAEPEHSLPALRQQRADVAVVYHYTHLGAEAPSWAHTVPLLDDPLAVVLPDGHPVAGADATAPVDLRDLADADWIAAPEGGSCRDATLLACRHAGFTPRTVHTCADFGATLTLVGAGAGVALVPRLALTSPPPGVRAYDVGAPSVGRSVEAVVRRGAAGHPAIGAVLGALADAASSRPAGRRP from the coding sequence ATGCTCGACGTCCGGCGCCTCAGCCTGCTGCGCGACCTCGCCGACCACGGCACCGTCTCCGCCGTCGCGGACGTCCACCGGGTCACGCCCTCCGCCGTGTCCCAGCAGCTCAGGCAGCTGGAGCACGAAGCGGGTGTCGCACTGCTGCACCGCGAGGGCAGGTCGGTGCGGCTGACCGCGGCCGGACGCACACTCGTCGCCGGCACCGAGGACGTCTTCGCCGCACTGGAACGTGCCGAGACGCGGCTGCGCCGGCTCGCCGACCGGCCCTCCGGGCCGGTCCGCATCGCCTGCTTCACCAGCGCACTCGGCCCGCTGGCTGCGCCCCTTCCGGCCGCGTTGCGCGCCGCGCACCCGGAACTGGTGCCGGCCGTGCACGAGGCCGAACCGGAGCACAGCCTCCCCGCACTCCGGCAGCAACGGGCGGACGTGGCGGTCGTCTACCACTACACCCATCTCGGCGCAGAGGCGCCGTCGTGGGCACACACCGTGCCGCTGCTCGACGATCCGCTGGCGGTCGTGCTTCCCGACGGCCATCCGGTGGCAGGAGCCGACGCCACCGCACCGGTGGACCTGCGCGACCTCGCGGACGCGGACTGGATCGCCGCCCCCGAAGGCGGCAGCTGCCGGGACGCGACCCTCCTGGCGTGCCGCCACGCCGGCTTCACCCCCCGCACGGTCCACACCTGCGCCGACTTCGGCGCCACCCTCACCCTGGTCGGGGCGGGCGCGGGCGTGGCCCTGGTGCCCCGCCTCGCGCTGACGTCCCCTCCCCCGGGAGTCCGGGCGTACGACGTGGGCGCGCCGTCGGTGGGGCGAAGTGTGGAGGCCGTCGTCCGGCGCGGCGCTGCCGGGCACCCGGCGATCGGAGCCGTCCTCGGCGCCCTGGCCGACGCGGCGTCGTCACGGCCCGCCGGCCGGCGTCCGTGA
- a CDS encoding ATP-binding protein, giving the protein MSVARMNAEVHVLDYEPHMVAPSHYYRTRLRPGGHSARHVRRIVRAYVTAWGMAPLTEIAELGVTELLANVVKHVPDGTCTVILRRRAHGLRVEVHDSDPALPRPGDPEGLAEQGRGLALLDALTDAWDAERTGPATKMVWFELVSRTPAGGP; this is encoded by the coding sequence GTGAGCGTCGCCAGGATGAACGCCGAGGTCCATGTGCTCGACTACGAGCCGCACATGGTCGCGCCGTCGCACTACTACCGGACGCGGCTCCGGCCAGGGGGCCACAGCGCGCGGCACGTACGGCGGATCGTGCGCGCGTACGTGACCGCGTGGGGGATGGCCCCGCTGACGGAGATCGCGGAGCTGGGCGTGACGGAGCTGCTGGCCAACGTCGTCAAGCACGTGCCGGACGGCACCTGCACGGTCATACTGCGGCGGCGCGCGCACGGCCTGCGGGTGGAGGTGCACGACAGCGATCCCGCACTGCCGCGCCCCGGCGATCCGGAAGGGCTGGCCGAGCAGGGTCGGGGGCTGGCGCTGCTGGACGCGCTCACCGACGCGTGGGACGCGGAGCGGACCGGGCCGGCCACCAAGATGGTGTGGTTCGAGCTGGTGTCACGGACGCCGGCCGGCGGGCCGTGA
- a CDS encoding LysE family translocator, with protein MVGVEALVGIAVVALGLVLTPGPNMIYLVSRSVTQGRRAGLVSLLGVAAGFLVYLVAAVAGLTTLFTLVPGAYTAVKLAGAAYLAYLAWQTLRPGGASAFDPKPLPPDRPRRLFTMGLVTNLLNPKIAILYLSVLPQFVDPERGSVAAQSLVLGLTQITIAVTVNALIALTAGSLSSFLRSRPRWLRAQRRVMGTVLAGLAVHVATS; from the coding sequence ATGGTCGGCGTCGAAGCACTGGTGGGGATCGCGGTCGTCGCGCTCGGACTGGTCCTCACACCCGGGCCCAACATGATCTACCTGGTGTCCCGTTCGGTCACCCAGGGCCGCAGGGCCGGGCTGGTGTCGCTGCTGGGCGTCGCCGCCGGGTTCCTGGTCTACCTCGTCGCGGCCGTGGCGGGCCTGACGACGCTCTTCACGCTCGTCCCCGGCGCGTACACGGCCGTCAAGCTGGCCGGCGCCGCCTACCTGGCCTACCTGGCCTGGCAGACCCTCCGGCCCGGCGGCGCCTCGGCGTTCGACCCGAAGCCGCTGCCGCCGGACCGGCCGCGGCGCCTCTTCACCATGGGCCTGGTCACGAACCTGCTCAACCCGAAGATCGCGATTTTGTACCTCTCCGTGCTGCCCCAGTTCGTGGACCCGGAACGCGGGTCGGTCGCCGCGCAGAGCCTGGTGCTCGGCCTCACCCAGATCACCATCGCGGTCACCGTCAACGCGCTGATCGCCCTCACCGCCGGATCCCTCTCGTCCTTCCTGCGCTCCCGCCCCCGCTGGCTCCGCGCGCAGCGCCGCGTCATGGGCACCGTCCTCGCCGGCCTCGCCGTCCACGTCGCGACGAGCTGA
- a CDS encoding putative protein N(5)-glutamine methyltransferase, with translation MPSPSPHSSAPCPPGPAYPSAVARLRAAGCVYAEDEARLLLDAAPTPDDLDRMIRRRASGLPLEHVLGWAEFCGARIAVDPGVFVPRRRTEFLVRRAADGAPDEAVVVDLCCGSGALGAALTAVAAARGRAVAAVHAADVDPAAVACARRNLAPSRGQVHCGDLFAALPSRLRGRVDVLLANVPYVPTDEIPLLPAEARLHETRTALDGGADGLDVLRRVAAGAPSWLAPGGRLLFETGERQTGTAAEIVAAAGLRPEVAVCDELFATVIEAVAPA, from the coding sequence TTGCCCTCTCCGTCACCGCACTCCTCAGCACCATGCCCTCCCGGCCCCGCCTACCCCTCCGCCGTCGCCCGGCTCCGCGCCGCGGGCTGCGTCTACGCCGAGGACGAGGCGCGGCTCCTCCTCGATGCGGCGCCCACTCCCGACGACCTCGACCGCATGATCCGGCGGCGCGCGTCCGGCCTGCCACTCGAACACGTGCTGGGCTGGGCCGAGTTCTGCGGCGCACGGATCGCCGTCGACCCCGGCGTGTTCGTGCCGCGACGCCGCACCGAGTTCCTCGTCCGGCGCGCCGCCGACGGTGCGCCGGACGAAGCGGTGGTCGTCGACCTGTGCTGCGGCTCCGGCGCGCTCGGCGCCGCGCTGACGGCGGTCGCCGCCGCACGCGGCCGTGCCGTCGCCGCGGTGCACGCGGCCGACGTCGACCCCGCGGCCGTCGCCTGCGCCCGTCGCAACCTCGCCCCCTCCCGCGGACAGGTCCACTGCGGCGACCTGTTCGCCGCGCTGCCCTCCCGCCTGCGCGGGCGGGTGGACGTGCTGCTGGCGAACGTGCCGTACGTACCCACCGACGAGATCCCGCTGCTGCCCGCCGAGGCGCGGCTGCACGAGACGCGCACCGCACTGGACGGCGGCGCCGACGGCTTGGACGTGCTGCGCCGCGTGGCCGCCGGGGCGCCGTCCTGGCTGGCCCCGGGTGGGCGCCTGCTCTTCGAGACCGGCGAACGCCAGACCGGCACCGCCGCCGAAATCGTGGCGGCGGCCGGGCTGCGTCCGGAAGTCGCCGTCTGCGACGAGCTGTTCGCCACGGTGATCGAGGCTGTCGCACCCGCCTGA